Proteins from a genomic interval of Dunckerocampus dactyliophorus isolate RoL2022-P2 chromosome 5, RoL_Ddac_1.1, whole genome shotgun sequence:
- the LOC129181287 gene encoding probable polypeptide N-acetylgalactosaminyltransferase 8 isoform X3, with protein MAASGLLLVLSAVLLMSGYDYRHTGASFPDMKSRLYDVELGMNNLYDALRGFQQKQASMMALLEKSSARVNNATEAKGEQEADAQVQTKKETPKMKKYKKLFPQSYLFRKWGYDLPEDEQREAQRLYQQYGYNVYLSDRLPLDRALPDTRDPKCLTKTYPEDLPSLGVVIIYLNEALSVIKRALRSIIDRTPQHLLKEIILVDDNSSNEDLKGDLDQYVEQMQQQNPSVHITRVRHQQQQGLAHARVSGWRAATADVVAILDAHVEVHLRWAEPLLTQIQADRTVVASPVFDRVNFDDLEVTNYPAAAHAFDWALWCLYESFSPDYYLLKDRSLPGKSPSVMGILVADREYLGEIGALDEGMKVYGGENVELGIRVWTCGGSIEVVPCSKIAHIERSHKPYLPDLSVAMKRNALRVAEVWMDEYKHNVNMAWNLPFENHGIDIGDVSERKKLRQQLKCKPFKWYLENVYPKLDPWDNILAYGAMKNLDANLCIQGPATGHTPVSYNCHTYRSQHTFYRQSGELYVGGMKSHKYSDNHCLTDTGGTHTDPGLYNCKEALRTGMSIYWDFTQGKELRNRETKRCLEIKQGQLMMQQCSGQRWEIQNIIVDF; from the exons ATGGCGGCCAGTGGGCTCCTGCTGGTGCTGTCGGCCGTGTTACTGATGAGCGGCTATGACTACAGACACACCGGCGCATCATTTCCCGACATGAAGAGTAGACTCTACGATGTGGAGCTGGGCATGAACAACCTCT ATGATGCCCTGCGAGGCTTCCAGCAGAAACAAGCAAGCATGATGGCGCTTCTTGAAAAAAGCAGTGCCCGAGTGAACAATGCAACCGAGGCCAAAGGAGAGCAGGAAGCCGATGCACAGGTTCAAACCAAAAAGGAAACGCCTAAaatgaaaaagtacaaaaaactgTTCCCTCAGTCCTACCTGTTCAGAAAGTGGGGGTATGATCTGCCTGAAGACGAACAGAGGGAGGCCCAACGTTTGTATCAGCAGTATGGCTACAACGTCTACCTCAGCGACCGCCTTCCATTAGATCGAGCTCTACCAGATACCAGAGATCCAAA GTGTTTAACAAAGACTTACCCAGAAGATCTACCAAGTCTGGGGGTGGTGATAATCTACCTGAACGAGGCCCTGTCTGTCATCAAAAGAGCCCTGCGCAGCATCATCGACCGCACTCCTCAGCACCTGCTCAAGGAGATCATACTGGTGGATGACAACAGCTCTAATG AGGATCTGAAGGGAGACCTTGACCAGTACGTGGAGCAGATGCAGCAGCAGAACCCCAGTGTTCATATAACAAGAGTGagacatcagcagcagcaggggcTCGCTCATGCCAGGGTTTCTGGCTGGAGGGCTGCTACTGCTGACGTGGTGGCTATTCTGGACGCTCATGTTGAAGTTCATCTCAGGTG GGCAGAACCACTGCTGACACAGATCCAAGCCGACCGAACCGTGGTGGCGTCTCCCGTGTTCGACAGGGTCAACTTTGATGACCTCGAGGTCACCAACTACCCTGCAGCTGCACACGCATTCGACTGGGCCTTGTGGTGCTTGTATGAGAGCTTTTCTCCTGACTATTACCTGCTCAAAGACCGCTCTCTGCCAGGAAA GAGTCCGTCTGTAATGGGGATCCTAGTAGCTGATAGGGAGTATCTTGGAGAAATTGGAGCTCTAGATGAAGGAATGAAAGTGTACGGGGGAGAAAATGTGGAGCTAGGAATTCGT gtatgGACGTGTGGAGGGAGTATTGAAGTGGTTCCATGCTCCAAGATTgcccacattgagaggagccacaaGCCCTACTTGCCTGACCTGAGTGTGGCCATGAAGAGAAATGCGCTGAGGGTAGCAGAAGTCTGGATGGACGAATACAAACACAATGTCAACATGGCCTGGAACCTTCCATTTGAG AATCACGGGATTGACATTGGCGATGTTTCAGAGCGGAAAAAACTCAGACAGCAGTTGAAGTGTAAACCTTTCAAATGGTATCTGGAGAATGTGTACCCCAAGTTGGATCCCTGGGACAACATACTCGCCTATGGAGCA ATGAAGAATCTGGATGCAAACTTGTGCATCCAGGGGCCTGCGACTGGGCACACCCCTGTTTCCTACAACTGTCACACCTATAGATCTCAG CACACTTTCTACCGCCAAAGTGGTGAGCTCTACGTCGGAGGCATGAAGTCGCACAAATACAGCGACAACCACTGCTTGACCGACACAGGCGGCACACACACCGACCCTGGTTTGTACAACTGCAAAGAGGCCTTGCGGACAGGAATGAGCATCTATTGGGACTTCACACAG GGCAAAGAACTGAGGAACCGGGAAACAAAAAGATGTCTGGAGATTAAACAAGGCCAACTAATGATGCAACAATGCTCAGGGCAAAGATGGGAAATCCAAAACATCATTGTAGATTTTTAA
- the LOC129181288 gene encoding probable polypeptide N-acetylgalactosaminyltransferase 8, whose product MKAHVRSAGIVGVVLVFMYIIIFMSKPSSHSSFPKGILEEKVVRRLDSVEQTLHRLEKLIEGSSVQKNTTNKLAPDVDRHKAKPVVPKLYPNSFLFAKWGEGLTVVEQKQAESLFQIYGYNVFLSNRLPLDRKLPDMRDGRCLTKNYPEDLPNISVVLIYLNEALSVIKRAIQSIISHTPKHLLKEIILVDDYSTYNDLGGPLQDFVDEIHKNKPALIKKVWHHRQMGLSQSRMSGWERATADVVAILDAHIEVTEGWSEPLLARIKADRTVVVSPVFDKIHFDDFHVEKYLPSAHGFDWPLWCMYESFRPEWMKMNDESRPGKSPSVMGIFAAHREFLGELGGLDGGMTVYGGENVELGIRVWLCGGSVEVVPCSRIGHIERAHKPYAPDLNPVMRRNALRVAEIWMDEYKKNVMIAWNLPLQDHGIDIGDVTERKKLREKLQCKPFKWYLENVYPSLATLDHLLGYGMMRNSLLMNFCVDQGVVPGNIPILYECHFQQPQFCYYTKDSEIIIGAIKSHKYNPNRCLVDSGSSSTPTLLDCQLAKRKQLHMHWHFTQGKEIQNKATRRCFEISQGENYEYVLLIQQCTGQSWTIEHLISPF is encoded by the exons ATGAAGGCCCACGTGCGGAGCGCTGGGATAGTCGGAGTTGTCCTTGTCTTCATGTATATCATCATTTTTATGAGTAAACCTTCTTCACACAGTTCTTTTCCAAAAGGAATCTTGGAGGAAAAGGTTGTGAGGAGACTGGACAGCGTTGAGCAGACTCTGCACAGGCTAG AAAAGCTGATTGAAGGGTCGAGCGTACAAAAGAACACCACCAACAAACTTGCTCCTGATGTGGACCGACACAAAGCAAAGCCTGTGGTGCCAAAGTTATATCCAAACTCCTTCCTGTTTGCTAAATGGGGAGAAGGGCTGACGGTGGTGGAGCAGAAGCAGGCAGAATCGCTCTTTCAGATTTATGGCTACAACGTGTTCCTCAGCAACCGCTTGCCACTTGACAGGAAGCTTCCAGACATGAGAGACGGCAG ATGTCTGACAAAGAACTACCCTGAAGACCTGCCAAACATCAGCGTGGTGCTCATTTACCTCAACGAGGCACTTTCAGTCATTAAAAGGGCGATTCAAAGTATCATCTCACACACGCCAAAGCACCTCCTGAAGGAAATCATTCTGGTGGATGACTACAGCACTTATA ATGACCTTGGTGGACCTCTACAAGACTTTGTAGATGAAATCCACAAAAACAAGCCTGCGCTGATAAAGAAAGTGTGGCATCACCGTCAAATGGGCCTGTCACAATCACGGATGTCAGGCTGGGAGCGTGCGACGGCAGACGTTGTGGCCATTTTGGATGCTCACATTGAAGTCACGGAGGGCTG GTCAGAACCTCTACTCGCCAGGATCAAAGCTGATAGGACGGTGGTGGTGTCCCCCGTCTTTGACAAGATCCATTTCGATGACTTTCACGTGGAAAAATACCTCCCCTCCGCGCACGGCTTTGACTGGCCTTTATGGTGCATGTACGAGTCCTTCCGCCCGGAATGGATGAAGATGAACGATGAATCCAGGCCTGGGAA GAGTCCTTCCGTGATGGGAATATTCGCAGCTCACAGGGAATTTCTGGGAGAACTTGGAGGGCTGGATGGAGGAATGACGGTCTATGGTGGAGAAAATGTTGAACTCGGGATTCGT GTGTGGCTTTGTGGAGGAAGCGTCGAGGTCGTGCCGTGCTCCAGGATAGGTCACATTGAGCGGGCACATAAGCCGTAcgcccctgatctaaatcctgTCATGAGGAGGAATGCTCTGAGGGTTGCAGAAATTTGGATGGATGAATACAAGAAGAATGTGATGATCGCATGGAACCTTCCTCTTCAG GACCATGGCATTGATATTGGTGATGTGACAGAGAGGAAGAAGCTGAGGGAAAAGTTACAATGCAAACCGTTCAAGTGGTACCTGGAGAATGTGTATCCAAGTCTGGCCACATTGGATCATCTGCTGGGGTACGGCATG ATGAGGAACAGCCTCCTCATGAACTTTTGTGTAGACCAAGGAGTAGTTCCAGGAAATATCCCCATCCTATACGAGTGCCACTTCCAACAACCACAG TTCTGCTACTACACCAAAGACAGTGAAATCATCATTGGGGCAATTAAATCTCACAAGTATAACCCAAACCGCTGCCTGGTTGATTCGGGCTCCAGCAGCACACCCACCCTGTTGGATTGTCAGCTGGCAAAGCGAAAACAGCTCCACATGCACTGGCACTTCACACAG GGCAAAGAAATCCAAAACAAAGCAACTAGGAGATGCTTTGAGATCAGTCAAGGCGAAAACTATGAGTATGTGCTCCTCATTCAGCAGTGCACAGGACAGAGCTGGACCATTGAGCACCTAATCTCCCCTTTTTAG